The Cucumis melo cultivar AY chromosome 6, USDA_Cmelo_AY_1.0, whole genome shotgun sequence genome includes a region encoding these proteins:
- the LOC103483462 gene encoding DNA repair protein RAD50 isoform X2, which yields MDREIPALMGVSKAVLENVIFVHQDEANWPLQDPSTLKKKFDDIFSATRYTKALEVIKKLHKDQAHEIKTYKLKLENLQTLKDAAYKLRESISQDQEKTESVKGQMQELEKNIQDVDAKIHHAETLLKDVRKLQDQISTKTAERSTLYKEQQKQYAALAEENEDTDEELKEWKTKFEERIAILESKVSKLEREMNDMETKSSFLKQTINEHIWEISKLQTEAEVHMSLKNERDSTIEELFARHNLGSVPNTPFSDEVASNLTNRIKLRLVDLDKDMQDKRLSNDVELKTAWDCYMDANDRWKNIDAQKHAKADIKRGIVKRIEEKESERDSFELQISHVDLSHIDEREKNMQIEVERKTNQLAEREFESTIRQKQSDLYGIEQKIKAVNREKDVMAGDSEDRVKLALKKAELDSHKKKHRKIIDEYKDKIRGVLKGRFPPEKDLKKEITQALRAVGMEYDDLNSKSREAEKDVNMLQMKIQEVNHNLSRYQKEMESRKRFVESKLQFLDPHSFSVDLYLKALEGAKEKKDVQKSKYNIADGMRQMFDPFERVARAHHVCPCCERPFTAEEEDEFVKKQRVKAASSAEHMKVLAVESSSADSHFQQLDKLRMVFEEYVKLSNETIPNAEKELHQLNEELDEKSQALDDVVGVLAQVKADRDSVENLVQPIDTADRLYQEIQTWQKQVDDLVYKLDFRGKGVKTLEEIQSELNTLQNTKDGLHNELEKLRDEQRYMENDLANIQIRWHTLREEKVKAANTLRDVRKAEEELDRLTEEKGQVDLDEKHLAEALIPLSKEKDKLLNDYNELKDKLNREYEELGDKKRKFQQEVETLLRTTSKIKEYLDLKKGERLKELQEKKAQAESQLQGCDSRKQEILAELNKSKDLMRNQDQLRRNIEDNLNYRKTKAEVDELARDIESLEEQILKIGGVSAVEAEIGKLSQERERLLSELNRFHGTMSVYQSNISKNKIDLKHVQYKDIDKRYFDQLIQLKTTEMANKDLDRYYNALDKALMRFHTMKMEEINKIIRELWQQTYRGQDIDYISIHSDSEGAGTRSYSYKVLMQTGDAELEMRGRCSAGQKVLASLIIRLALAETFCLNCGILALDEPTTNLDGPNAESLAAALLRIMEDRKGQENFQLIVITHDERFAQLIGQRQHAEKYYRVTKDDHQHSIIESQEIFD from the exons ATGGATAGAGAGATTCCTGCATTAATGGGTGTGTCAAAGGCTGTTCTGGAAAATGTGATATTTGTTCACCAAGATGAAGCTAATTGGCCATTGCAAGATCCTTCAACTCTGAAGAAGAAATTTGATGATATCTTCTCTGCTACAAG ATATACAAAGGCATTGGAAGTCATAAAGAAGCTTCACAAGGATCAGGCTCATGAAATAAAGACTTACAAACTAAAGTTGGAGAATCTTCAAACTTTAAAAGATGCAGCATATAAG CTCAGGGAAAGCATTTCTCAGGATCAGGAAAAAACAGAATCTGTAAAAGGTCAGATGCAAGAATTGGAGAAGAACATTCAAGACGTCGATGCCAAAATTCATCATGCTGAAACACTCCTGAAAGATGTGCGGAAACTACAAGATCAAATATCTACCAAGACTGCCGAAAGAAGCACTCTATATAAGGAGCAGCAGAAGCAGTATGCTGCTCTCGCTGAGGAGAATGAAG ACACTGATGAAGAACTGAAGGAATGGAAAACCAAGTTTGAAGAAAGAATTGCTATTTTGGAGTCTAAGGTAAGCAAGTTGGAGAGGGAGATGAATGACATGGAGACAAAAAGTTCCTTTCTTAAGCAGACAATTAATGAACATATATGGGAGATCAGTAAGCTTCAAACAGAAGCTGAG GTGCACATGTCATTGAAGAATGAACGTGATTCTACTATTGAAGAACTTTTTGCAAGACATAATCTTGGTTCTGTACCAAATACTCCTTTCAGTGACGAAGTTGCATCCAACCTAACCAATAGAATAAAATTAAGACTAGTAGACCTTGACAAGGATATGCAAGATAAAAGG CTTTCAAATGATGTTGAACTTAAGACAGCATGGGATTGCTACATGGATGCAAATGATCGTTGGAAAAATATTGATGCCCAAAAACATGCTAAAGCGGACATTAAA AGAGGAATCGTGAAAAGAATTGAAGAGAAGGAAAGCGAGCGCGATTCTTTTGAACTTCAAATTTCTCATGTTGATCTTTCTCACATtgatgaaagagaaaaaaacatg CAAATTGAGGTTGAGAGAAAGACAAACCAGCTTGCTGAAAGAGAATTTGAATCAACAATACGTCAAAAGCAAAGTGATCTATATGGCATTGAGCAGAAAATTAAGGCTGTTAACAGAGAGAAGGACGTAATGGCTGGTGACTCTGAGGACAGAGTAAAACTTGCTCTCAAGAAAGCGGAGTTAGATAGTCATAAAAAGAAGCACCGTAAGAT AATTGACGAGTACAAGGACAAAATTAGAGGAGTGCTGAAGGGGAGATTTCCTCCAGAGAAggatttgaaaaaagaaatcacTCAAGCACTCAG GGCTGTTGGCATGGAGTATGATGACCTAAATTCTAAATCTCGTGAAGCTGAGAAGGATGTGAATATGTTGCAGATGAAAATACAGGAAGTTAATCATAACCTTTCCAGATACCAAAAAGAAATGGAGT caagaAAGAGATTTGTTGAATCCAAACTCCAGTTCTTGGATCCACACTCCTTTAGTGTAGATTTGTATCTCAAGGCCCTGGAAGGGGCTAAGGAGAAAAAAGATGTGCAAAAAAG CAAGTACAATATTGCAGATGGTATGCGTCAAATGTTTGATCCATTTGAAAGAGTTGCCCGTGCCCATCATGTTTGCCCTTGTTGTGAGCGCCCCTTCACagcagaagaagaagatgaatttgttaaaaag CAAAGAGTGAAGGCTGCAAGTTCTGCTGAGCATATGAAAGTGCTTGCAGTGGAGTCTTCAAGCGCTGATTCCCATTTTCAGCAACTGGATAAGCTCCGCATGGTTTTTGAAGAATATGTCAAACTTAGCAATGAAACAATTCCTAATGCAGAGAAAGAACTTCATCAACTTAACGAAGAGCTAGATGAGAAGTCACAGGCCCTTGATGAT GTGGTGGGTGTCTTAGCGCAAGTCAAGGCCGATCGGGACTCAGTTGAGAACTTGGTGCAACCTATTGACACTGCCGACAGGCTTTACCAAGAAATTCAAACTTGGCAAAAGCAAGTTGACGACTTGGTCTACAAGCTTGATTTTCGAGGGAAAGGTGTGAAAACATTGGAAGAAATTCAGTCAGAGTTGAATACATTGCAAAACACCAA AGATGGTTTACACAATGAACTAGAGAAGCTAAGGGATGAACAAAGATACATGGAAAATGATTTGGCCAACATTCAGATAAGGTGGCACACTCTGAGAGAGGAAAAAGTGAAAGCAGCTAATACTTTGCGTGATGTTAGGAAGGCTGAAGAAGAGTTGGACCGTCTGACTGAGGAAAAAGGTCAAGTTGATCTTGATGAAAAG CATTTGGCAGAAGCCCTTATCCCTTTGTCAAAGGAGAAAGATAAATTACTTAATGACTATAATGAACTAAAAGATAAGCTTAATCGTGAATATGAGGAGCTGGGTGATAAAAAGAGGAAATTTCAGCAGGAAGTTGAGACACTTCTTAGAACAACATCTAAGATTAAAGA GTATCTTGATTTAAAGAAAGGTGAGAGGCTGAAAGAACTGCAGGAAAAGAAGGCACAGGCTGAATCTCAACTTCAAGGTTGTGACAGTAGGAAGCAGGAAATATTGGCTGAATTAAACAAAAGCAAGGACTTGATGCGGAATCAAGATCAATTAAGAAGGAACATTGAGGATAACTTGAACTACCGGAAAACAAAGGCTGAAGTTGATGAGCTTGCCCGTGATATTGAATCATTGGAAGAGCAAATTTTAAAGATCGGAGGGGTTTCAGCTGTTGAGGCTGAAATAGGAAAACTGTCTCAGGAAAGAGAGAGGCTATTGTCTGAG CTAAACAGGTTCCATGGGACGATGTCTGTCTATCAAAgcaatatttcaaaaaataaaattgatttaaaaCATGTGCAATATAAGGACATTGACAAGCGGTATTTTGATCAGCTGATCCAGCTTaag ACAACTGAGATGGCAAACAAGGATTTGGATAGATATTACAATGCCCTTGACAA AGCACTTATGCGCTTCCACACCATGaaaatggaggaaataaataaaattataaggGAGTTGTGGCAACAAACATACCGGGGACAGGATATAGACTACATAAGTATTCATTCAGATTCTGAGGGTGCAGGAACTCGTTCATATAGCTACAAG GTTCTCATGCAGACTGGAGATGCAGAACTCGAAATGAGAGGAAGGTGCAGCGCTGGTCAAAAG GTTCTTGCTTCTCTTATAATTCGATTGGCATTGGCTGAAACGTTCTGCCTCAATTGCGGAATACTCGCTCTAGATGAGCCAACCACTAATCTAGATGGTCCAAATGCTGAAAGTCTTGCTGCAGCTCTTCTAAG AATCATGGAGGACAGGAAAGGGCAGGAGAACTTTCAGCTCATAGTAATTACACATGACGAGCGTTTCGCTCAGCTAATTGGTCAGAGACAGCATGCAGAGAAATATTATCGTGTTACAAAAGATGACCA CCAACACAGCATAATAGAAAGCCAAGAGATATTTGATTGA
- the LOC103483462 gene encoding DNA repair protein RAD50 isoform X1, translated as MSTVDKMLIKGIRSFDPENRNVITFFKPLTLIVGPNGAGKTTIIECLKLSCTGELPPNARSGHSFIHDPKVAGETETKGQIKLRFKTAAGKDVVCIRSFQLTQKASKMEYKAIESVLQTINPHTGEKVCLSYRCADMDREIPALMGVSKAVLENVIFVHQDEANWPLQDPSTLKKKFDDIFSATRYTKALEVIKKLHKDQAHEIKTYKLKLENLQTLKDAAYKLRESISQDQEKTESVKGQMQELEKNIQDVDAKIHHAETLLKDVRKLQDQISTKTAERSTLYKEQQKQYAALAEENEDTDEELKEWKTKFEERIAILESKVSKLEREMNDMETKSSFLKQTINEHIWEISKLQTEAEVHMSLKNERDSTIEELFARHNLGSVPNTPFSDEVASNLTNRIKLRLVDLDKDMQDKRLSNDVELKTAWDCYMDANDRWKNIDAQKHAKADIKRGIVKRIEEKESERDSFELQISHVDLSHIDEREKNMQIEVERKTNQLAEREFESTIRQKQSDLYGIEQKIKAVNREKDVMAGDSEDRVKLALKKAELDSHKKKHRKIIDEYKDKIRGVLKGRFPPEKDLKKEITQALRAVGMEYDDLNSKSREAEKDVNMLQMKIQEVNHNLSRYQKEMESRKRFVESKLQFLDPHSFSVDLYLKALEGAKEKKDVQKSKYNIADGMRQMFDPFERVARAHHVCPCCERPFTAEEEDEFVKKQRVKAASSAEHMKVLAVESSSADSHFQQLDKLRMVFEEYVKLSNETIPNAEKELHQLNEELDEKSQALDDVVGVLAQVKADRDSVENLVQPIDTADRLYQEIQTWQKQVDDLVYKLDFRGKGVKTLEEIQSELNTLQNTKDGLHNELEKLRDEQRYMENDLANIQIRWHTLREEKVKAANTLRDVRKAEEELDRLTEEKGQVDLDEKHLAEALIPLSKEKDKLLNDYNELKDKLNREYEELGDKKRKFQQEVETLLRTTSKIKEYLDLKKGERLKELQEKKAQAESQLQGCDSRKQEILAELNKSKDLMRNQDQLRRNIEDNLNYRKTKAEVDELARDIESLEEQILKIGGVSAVEAEIGKLSQERERLLSELNRFHGTMSVYQSNISKNKIDLKHVQYKDIDKRYFDQLIQLKTTEMANKDLDRYYNALDKALMRFHTMKMEEINKIIRELWQQTYRGQDIDYISIHSDSEGAGTRSYSYKVLMQTGDAELEMRGRCSAGQKVLASLIIRLALAETFCLNCGILALDEPTTNLDGPNAESLAAALLRIMEDRKGQENFQLIVITHDERFAQLIGQRQHAEKYYRVTKDDHQHSIIESQEIFD; from the exons ATGAGCACAGTGGACAAGATGTTGATTAAAGGCATTCGGAGTTTCGACCCCGAAAATAGGAACGTCATTACCTTCTTCAAGCCATTGACGCTGATCGTTGGCCCTAACGGTGCTGGGAAAACT ACCATAATTGAATGCTTGAAGCTCTCTTGTACTGGCGAGTTGCCTCCCAATGCCAGGTCCGGCCACAGCTTCATTCACGACCCTAAG GTTGCAGGAGAGACAGAGACAAAGGGACAAATCAAGCTTCGGTTTAAGACAGCGGCAGGTAAGGACGTGGTTTGCATAAGGTCATTCCAACTTACTCAGAAGGCATCCAAAATGGAATATAAAGCAATAGAAAGCGTGCTCCAGACGATAAATCCACATACCGGAGAG AAAGTTTGTCTCAGCTATAGATGTGCTGACATGGATAGAGAGATTCCTGCATTAATGGGTGTGTCAAAGGCTGTTCTGGAAAATGTGATATTTGTTCACCAAGATGAAGCTAATTGGCCATTGCAAGATCCTTCAACTCTGAAGAAGAAATTTGATGATATCTTCTCTGCTACAAG ATATACAAAGGCATTGGAAGTCATAAAGAAGCTTCACAAGGATCAGGCTCATGAAATAAAGACTTACAAACTAAAGTTGGAGAATCTTCAAACTTTAAAAGATGCAGCATATAAG CTCAGGGAAAGCATTTCTCAGGATCAGGAAAAAACAGAATCTGTAAAAGGTCAGATGCAAGAATTGGAGAAGAACATTCAAGACGTCGATGCCAAAATTCATCATGCTGAAACACTCCTGAAAGATGTGCGGAAACTACAAGATCAAATATCTACCAAGACTGCCGAAAGAAGCACTCTATATAAGGAGCAGCAGAAGCAGTATGCTGCTCTCGCTGAGGAGAATGAAG ACACTGATGAAGAACTGAAGGAATGGAAAACCAAGTTTGAAGAAAGAATTGCTATTTTGGAGTCTAAGGTAAGCAAGTTGGAGAGGGAGATGAATGACATGGAGACAAAAAGTTCCTTTCTTAAGCAGACAATTAATGAACATATATGGGAGATCAGTAAGCTTCAAACAGAAGCTGAG GTGCACATGTCATTGAAGAATGAACGTGATTCTACTATTGAAGAACTTTTTGCAAGACATAATCTTGGTTCTGTACCAAATACTCCTTTCAGTGACGAAGTTGCATCCAACCTAACCAATAGAATAAAATTAAGACTAGTAGACCTTGACAAGGATATGCAAGATAAAAGG CTTTCAAATGATGTTGAACTTAAGACAGCATGGGATTGCTACATGGATGCAAATGATCGTTGGAAAAATATTGATGCCCAAAAACATGCTAAAGCGGACATTAAA AGAGGAATCGTGAAAAGAATTGAAGAGAAGGAAAGCGAGCGCGATTCTTTTGAACTTCAAATTTCTCATGTTGATCTTTCTCACATtgatgaaagagaaaaaaacatg CAAATTGAGGTTGAGAGAAAGACAAACCAGCTTGCTGAAAGAGAATTTGAATCAACAATACGTCAAAAGCAAAGTGATCTATATGGCATTGAGCAGAAAATTAAGGCTGTTAACAGAGAGAAGGACGTAATGGCTGGTGACTCTGAGGACAGAGTAAAACTTGCTCTCAAGAAAGCGGAGTTAGATAGTCATAAAAAGAAGCACCGTAAGAT AATTGACGAGTACAAGGACAAAATTAGAGGAGTGCTGAAGGGGAGATTTCCTCCAGAGAAggatttgaaaaaagaaatcacTCAAGCACTCAG GGCTGTTGGCATGGAGTATGATGACCTAAATTCTAAATCTCGTGAAGCTGAGAAGGATGTGAATATGTTGCAGATGAAAATACAGGAAGTTAATCATAACCTTTCCAGATACCAAAAAGAAATGGAGT caagaAAGAGATTTGTTGAATCCAAACTCCAGTTCTTGGATCCACACTCCTTTAGTGTAGATTTGTATCTCAAGGCCCTGGAAGGGGCTAAGGAGAAAAAAGATGTGCAAAAAAG CAAGTACAATATTGCAGATGGTATGCGTCAAATGTTTGATCCATTTGAAAGAGTTGCCCGTGCCCATCATGTTTGCCCTTGTTGTGAGCGCCCCTTCACagcagaagaagaagatgaatttgttaaaaag CAAAGAGTGAAGGCTGCAAGTTCTGCTGAGCATATGAAAGTGCTTGCAGTGGAGTCTTCAAGCGCTGATTCCCATTTTCAGCAACTGGATAAGCTCCGCATGGTTTTTGAAGAATATGTCAAACTTAGCAATGAAACAATTCCTAATGCAGAGAAAGAACTTCATCAACTTAACGAAGAGCTAGATGAGAAGTCACAGGCCCTTGATGAT GTGGTGGGTGTCTTAGCGCAAGTCAAGGCCGATCGGGACTCAGTTGAGAACTTGGTGCAACCTATTGACACTGCCGACAGGCTTTACCAAGAAATTCAAACTTGGCAAAAGCAAGTTGACGACTTGGTCTACAAGCTTGATTTTCGAGGGAAAGGTGTGAAAACATTGGAAGAAATTCAGTCAGAGTTGAATACATTGCAAAACACCAA AGATGGTTTACACAATGAACTAGAGAAGCTAAGGGATGAACAAAGATACATGGAAAATGATTTGGCCAACATTCAGATAAGGTGGCACACTCTGAGAGAGGAAAAAGTGAAAGCAGCTAATACTTTGCGTGATGTTAGGAAGGCTGAAGAAGAGTTGGACCGTCTGACTGAGGAAAAAGGTCAAGTTGATCTTGATGAAAAG CATTTGGCAGAAGCCCTTATCCCTTTGTCAAAGGAGAAAGATAAATTACTTAATGACTATAATGAACTAAAAGATAAGCTTAATCGTGAATATGAGGAGCTGGGTGATAAAAAGAGGAAATTTCAGCAGGAAGTTGAGACACTTCTTAGAACAACATCTAAGATTAAAGA GTATCTTGATTTAAAGAAAGGTGAGAGGCTGAAAGAACTGCAGGAAAAGAAGGCACAGGCTGAATCTCAACTTCAAGGTTGTGACAGTAGGAAGCAGGAAATATTGGCTGAATTAAACAAAAGCAAGGACTTGATGCGGAATCAAGATCAATTAAGAAGGAACATTGAGGATAACTTGAACTACCGGAAAACAAAGGCTGAAGTTGATGAGCTTGCCCGTGATATTGAATCATTGGAAGAGCAAATTTTAAAGATCGGAGGGGTTTCAGCTGTTGAGGCTGAAATAGGAAAACTGTCTCAGGAAAGAGAGAGGCTATTGTCTGAG CTAAACAGGTTCCATGGGACGATGTCTGTCTATCAAAgcaatatttcaaaaaataaaattgatttaaaaCATGTGCAATATAAGGACATTGACAAGCGGTATTTTGATCAGCTGATCCAGCTTaag ACAACTGAGATGGCAAACAAGGATTTGGATAGATATTACAATGCCCTTGACAA AGCACTTATGCGCTTCCACACCATGaaaatggaggaaataaataaaattataaggGAGTTGTGGCAACAAACATACCGGGGACAGGATATAGACTACATAAGTATTCATTCAGATTCTGAGGGTGCAGGAACTCGTTCATATAGCTACAAG GTTCTCATGCAGACTGGAGATGCAGAACTCGAAATGAGAGGAAGGTGCAGCGCTGGTCAAAAG GTTCTTGCTTCTCTTATAATTCGATTGGCATTGGCTGAAACGTTCTGCCTCAATTGCGGAATACTCGCTCTAGATGAGCCAACCACTAATCTAGATGGTCCAAATGCTGAAAGTCTTGCTGCAGCTCTTCTAAG AATCATGGAGGACAGGAAAGGGCAGGAGAACTTTCAGCTCATAGTAATTACACATGACGAGCGTTTCGCTCAGCTAATTGGTCAGAGACAGCATGCAGAGAAATATTATCGTGTTACAAAAGATGACCA CCAACACAGCATAATAGAAAGCCAAGAGATATTTGATTGA
- the LOC103483462 gene encoding DNA repair protein RAD50 isoform X3, with translation MQELEKNIQDVDAKIHHAETLLKDVRKLQDQISTKTAERSTLYKEQQKQYAALAEENEDTDEELKEWKTKFEERIAILESKVSKLEREMNDMETKSSFLKQTINEHIWEISKLQTEAEVHMSLKNERDSTIEELFARHNLGSVPNTPFSDEVASNLTNRIKLRLVDLDKDMQDKRLSNDVELKTAWDCYMDANDRWKNIDAQKHAKADIKRGIVKRIEEKESERDSFELQISHVDLSHIDEREKNMQIEVERKTNQLAEREFESTIRQKQSDLYGIEQKIKAVNREKDVMAGDSEDRVKLALKKAELDSHKKKHRKIIDEYKDKIRGVLKGRFPPEKDLKKEITQALRAVGMEYDDLNSKSREAEKDVNMLQMKIQEVNHNLSRYQKEMESRKRFVESKLQFLDPHSFSVDLYLKALEGAKEKKDVQKSKYNIADGMRQMFDPFERVARAHHVCPCCERPFTAEEEDEFVKKQRVKAASSAEHMKVLAVESSSADSHFQQLDKLRMVFEEYVKLSNETIPNAEKELHQLNEELDEKSQALDDVVGVLAQVKADRDSVENLVQPIDTADRLYQEIQTWQKQVDDLVYKLDFRGKGVKTLEEIQSELNTLQNTKDGLHNELEKLRDEQRYMENDLANIQIRWHTLREEKVKAANTLRDVRKAEEELDRLTEEKGQVDLDEKHLAEALIPLSKEKDKLLNDYNELKDKLNREYEELGDKKRKFQQEVETLLRTTSKIKEYLDLKKGERLKELQEKKAQAESQLQGCDSRKQEILAELNKSKDLMRNQDQLRRNIEDNLNYRKTKAEVDELARDIESLEEQILKIGGVSAVEAEIGKLSQERERLLSELNRFHGTMSVYQSNISKNKIDLKHVQYKDIDKRYFDQLIQLKTTEMANKDLDRYYNALDKALMRFHTMKMEEINKIIRELWQQTYRGQDIDYISIHSDSEGAGTRSYSYKVLMQTGDAELEMRGRCSAGQKVLASLIIRLALAETFCLNCGILALDEPTTNLDGPNAESLAAALLRIMEDRKGQENFQLIVITHDERFAQLIGQRQHAEKYYRVTKDDHQHSIIESQEIFD, from the exons ATGCAAGAATTGGAGAAGAACATTCAAGACGTCGATGCCAAAATTCATCATGCTGAAACACTCCTGAAAGATGTGCGGAAACTACAAGATCAAATATCTACCAAGACTGCCGAAAGAAGCACTCTATATAAGGAGCAGCAGAAGCAGTATGCTGCTCTCGCTGAGGAGAATGAAG ACACTGATGAAGAACTGAAGGAATGGAAAACCAAGTTTGAAGAAAGAATTGCTATTTTGGAGTCTAAGGTAAGCAAGTTGGAGAGGGAGATGAATGACATGGAGACAAAAAGTTCCTTTCTTAAGCAGACAATTAATGAACATATATGGGAGATCAGTAAGCTTCAAACAGAAGCTGAG GTGCACATGTCATTGAAGAATGAACGTGATTCTACTATTGAAGAACTTTTTGCAAGACATAATCTTGGTTCTGTACCAAATACTCCTTTCAGTGACGAAGTTGCATCCAACCTAACCAATAGAATAAAATTAAGACTAGTAGACCTTGACAAGGATATGCAAGATAAAAGG CTTTCAAATGATGTTGAACTTAAGACAGCATGGGATTGCTACATGGATGCAAATGATCGTTGGAAAAATATTGATGCCCAAAAACATGCTAAAGCGGACATTAAA AGAGGAATCGTGAAAAGAATTGAAGAGAAGGAAAGCGAGCGCGATTCTTTTGAACTTCAAATTTCTCATGTTGATCTTTCTCACATtgatgaaagagaaaaaaacatg CAAATTGAGGTTGAGAGAAAGACAAACCAGCTTGCTGAAAGAGAATTTGAATCAACAATACGTCAAAAGCAAAGTGATCTATATGGCATTGAGCAGAAAATTAAGGCTGTTAACAGAGAGAAGGACGTAATGGCTGGTGACTCTGAGGACAGAGTAAAACTTGCTCTCAAGAAAGCGGAGTTAGATAGTCATAAAAAGAAGCACCGTAAGAT AATTGACGAGTACAAGGACAAAATTAGAGGAGTGCTGAAGGGGAGATTTCCTCCAGAGAAggatttgaaaaaagaaatcacTCAAGCACTCAG GGCTGTTGGCATGGAGTATGATGACCTAAATTCTAAATCTCGTGAAGCTGAGAAGGATGTGAATATGTTGCAGATGAAAATACAGGAAGTTAATCATAACCTTTCCAGATACCAAAAAGAAATGGAGT caagaAAGAGATTTGTTGAATCCAAACTCCAGTTCTTGGATCCACACTCCTTTAGTGTAGATTTGTATCTCAAGGCCCTGGAAGGGGCTAAGGAGAAAAAAGATGTGCAAAAAAG CAAGTACAATATTGCAGATGGTATGCGTCAAATGTTTGATCCATTTGAAAGAGTTGCCCGTGCCCATCATGTTTGCCCTTGTTGTGAGCGCCCCTTCACagcagaagaagaagatgaatttgttaaaaag CAAAGAGTGAAGGCTGCAAGTTCTGCTGAGCATATGAAAGTGCTTGCAGTGGAGTCTTCAAGCGCTGATTCCCATTTTCAGCAACTGGATAAGCTCCGCATGGTTTTTGAAGAATATGTCAAACTTAGCAATGAAACAATTCCTAATGCAGAGAAAGAACTTCATCAACTTAACGAAGAGCTAGATGAGAAGTCACAGGCCCTTGATGAT GTGGTGGGTGTCTTAGCGCAAGTCAAGGCCGATCGGGACTCAGTTGAGAACTTGGTGCAACCTATTGACACTGCCGACAGGCTTTACCAAGAAATTCAAACTTGGCAAAAGCAAGTTGACGACTTGGTCTACAAGCTTGATTTTCGAGGGAAAGGTGTGAAAACATTGGAAGAAATTCAGTCAGAGTTGAATACATTGCAAAACACCAA AGATGGTTTACACAATGAACTAGAGAAGCTAAGGGATGAACAAAGATACATGGAAAATGATTTGGCCAACATTCAGATAAGGTGGCACACTCTGAGAGAGGAAAAAGTGAAAGCAGCTAATACTTTGCGTGATGTTAGGAAGGCTGAAGAAGAGTTGGACCGTCTGACTGAGGAAAAAGGTCAAGTTGATCTTGATGAAAAG CATTTGGCAGAAGCCCTTATCCCTTTGTCAAAGGAGAAAGATAAATTACTTAATGACTATAATGAACTAAAAGATAAGCTTAATCGTGAATATGAGGAGCTGGGTGATAAAAAGAGGAAATTTCAGCAGGAAGTTGAGACACTTCTTAGAACAACATCTAAGATTAAAGA GTATCTTGATTTAAAGAAAGGTGAGAGGCTGAAAGAACTGCAGGAAAAGAAGGCACAGGCTGAATCTCAACTTCAAGGTTGTGACAGTAGGAAGCAGGAAATATTGGCTGAATTAAACAAAAGCAAGGACTTGATGCGGAATCAAGATCAATTAAGAAGGAACATTGAGGATAACTTGAACTACCGGAAAACAAAGGCTGAAGTTGATGAGCTTGCCCGTGATATTGAATCATTGGAAGAGCAAATTTTAAAGATCGGAGGGGTTTCAGCTGTTGAGGCTGAAATAGGAAAACTGTCTCAGGAAAGAGAGAGGCTATTGTCTGAG CTAAACAGGTTCCATGGGACGATGTCTGTCTATCAAAgcaatatttcaaaaaataaaattgatttaaaaCATGTGCAATATAAGGACATTGACAAGCGGTATTTTGATCAGCTGATCCAGCTTaag ACAACTGAGATGGCAAACAAGGATTTGGATAGATATTACAATGCCCTTGACAA AGCACTTATGCGCTTCCACACCATGaaaatggaggaaataaataaaattataaggGAGTTGTGGCAACAAACATACCGGGGACAGGATATAGACTACATAAGTATTCATTCAGATTCTGAGGGTGCAGGAACTCGTTCATATAGCTACAAG GTTCTCATGCAGACTGGAGATGCAGAACTCGAAATGAGAGGAAGGTGCAGCGCTGGTCAAAAG GTTCTTGCTTCTCTTATAATTCGATTGGCATTGGCTGAAACGTTCTGCCTCAATTGCGGAATACTCGCTCTAGATGAGCCAACCACTAATCTAGATGGTCCAAATGCTGAAAGTCTTGCTGCAGCTCTTCTAAG AATCATGGAGGACAGGAAAGGGCAGGAGAACTTTCAGCTCATAGTAATTACACATGACGAGCGTTTCGCTCAGCTAATTGGTCAGAGACAGCATGCAGAGAAATATTATCGTGTTACAAAAGATGACCA CCAACACAGCATAATAGAAAGCCAAGAGATATTTGATTGA